The following proteins come from a genomic window of Solidesulfovibrio sp.:
- a CDS encoding alpha/beta hydrolase has protein sequence MRENVTDPVHRHGPAPYRIAVLHGGPGAAGEMAPVARVLSRRGGVLEPWQTALSVDGQVAELAGWLREAATPPVACVGHSFGAWLGLLLAARHPGLVGKLILVGSGPLEARHAEGLTHTRLGRLAPGERREAEALLAAGPGLDDAGLARLGALFGRADAYDPLAPEDTPPSGPDAGVQAAIFSAVWPEAAALRQSGELLRQARSLRCPVIAIHGAHDPHPLAGVSEPLAGLAGFRCLTLPRCGHTPWLERQAREYFFEALAAALGEDAPSAGA, from the coding sequence ATGCGGGAAAACGTCACGGACCCCGTCCACCGCCACGGGCCGGCGCCCTACCGCATCGCCGTGCTCCACGGCGGCCCCGGGGCCGCCGGCGAAATGGCCCCCGTGGCCCGGGTCCTTTCGCGCCGGGGCGGCGTGCTGGAACCGTGGCAGACGGCCCTGTCCGTGGACGGCCAGGTCGCGGAACTGGCCGGCTGGCTGCGCGAGGCGGCGACGCCGCCCGTCGCCTGCGTCGGCCACTCCTTCGGCGCCTGGCTCGGCCTGCTGCTGGCCGCGCGCCATCCCGGCCTGGTGGGCAAGCTCATCCTTGTCGGCAGCGGCCCCCTGGAGGCGCGCCACGCCGAGGGCCTGACGCACACGCGCCTGGGCCGCCTGGCCCCTGGCGAGCGCCGGGAAGCCGAGGCGTTGCTGGCCGCCGGCCCCGGCCTGGACGACGCCGGCCTGGCCCGCCTGGGCGCGCTCTTCGGCCGGGCGGACGCCTACGATCCCCTGGCGCCCGAGGACACGCCTCCGTCCGGACCGGACGCCGGCGTCCAAGCCGCCATTTTTTCCGCCGTCTGGCCCGAGGCCGCCGCCCTGCGGCAAAGCGGCGAACTCCTGCGCCAGGCGCGCTCCCTGCGTTGCCCGGTCATCGCCATCCACGGCGCGCACGACCCCCATCCCCTCGCCGGCGTAAGCGAGCCCCTGGCCGGCCTGGCGGGATTTCGCTGCCTCACCCTACCGCGTTGCGGCCACACGCCCTGGCTGGAACGGCAGGCCCGCGAGTATTTTTTCGAAGCGCTCGCCGCGGCCCTGGGCGAGGACGCCCCGTCGGCCGGAGCCTGA
- a CDS encoding GTP-binding protein, which translates to MPAIPVTVLTGFLGAGKTTLLNRILSEDHGRKFAVIVNEFGEIGIDNELIVSSDEEIHLMNNGCVCCSVRGDLIRVLGGLARRRGAFDAILLETTGLADPAAIIQTFAMDEDTGDAFALDSVTTVVDAVHFSRHAAENRQALEQVVYADLILLNKADAVAPEALAAIEGQIRRINDVAEVVRTVRCDLPVARLLGRKAFDIGRLLFGQPGLAGPAGHGHDHDHGIQSLSLTLQTPLDPEKLGAFLSTLLREQGQDIYRCKGIMAVAGAKQRFVFQGVHMYLETAWGRPWAETEARESRAVFIGRGLDRAVLAKGLAGCAAKKGDAA; encoded by the coding sequence ATGCCCGCCATTCCCGTCACCGTGCTGACCGGCTTTCTCGGAGCCGGCAAGACCACCCTGCTCAACCGGATCCTCTCCGAGGACCACGGCCGCAAATTCGCCGTCATCGTCAACGAGTTCGGCGAGATCGGCATCGACAACGAACTGATCGTCTCCTCCGACGAGGAGATCCACCTCATGAACAACGGCTGCGTCTGCTGCTCCGTGCGCGGCGACCTCATCCGCGTGCTCGGCGGACTGGCCCGGCGGCGCGGCGCCTTCGACGCCATCCTGCTCGAAACCACCGGCCTGGCCGATCCGGCCGCCATCATCCAGACCTTCGCCATGGACGAGGACACCGGCGACGCGTTTGCCCTCGACTCCGTGACCACGGTCGTGGACGCCGTCCACTTTTCCCGCCACGCCGCCGAAAACCGGCAGGCCCTGGAACAGGTGGTCTACGCCGACCTGATTCTCCTCAACAAGGCCGACGCCGTCGCCCCGGAAGCCCTGGCGGCCATCGAGGGCCAGATCCGGCGCATCAACGACGTGGCCGAGGTTGTGCGCACCGTGCGCTGCGACCTGCCCGTGGCCAGGCTCCTCGGCCGCAAGGCCTTCGACATCGGCCGGCTGCTGTTCGGCCAGCCCGGCCTGGCCGGCCCGGCCGGTCACGGCCACGACCACGACCATGGCATCCAAAGCCTGAGCCTTACCCTCCAAACGCCCCTGGACCCGGAAAAGCTCGGTGCGTTCCTGTCCACGCTCCTTCGCGAACAGGGCCAGGACATCTACCGCTGCAAGGGCATCATGGCCGTGGCCGGGGCGAAGCAGCGCTTCGTCTTCCAGGGCGTGCACATGTACCTGGAAACGGCCTGGGGCCGGCCCTGGGCCGAGACCGAGGCCCGGGAGAGCCGGGCGGTCTTCATCGGCCGGGGCCTGGACCGGGCGGTGCTGGCAAAGGGACTGGCCGGCTGCGCGGCGAAAAAAGGAGATGCGGCATGA
- a CDS encoding WD40 repeat domain-containing protein, which translates to MNFSPDEAVPGLRTAALGAYVSGCAVSPDGDTAAYALGDGRLVLLDTASGEAASVDAHDGGVLSLAAAPQGFVTGGDDGRVALTRPDGRTTELARFPGQWIEHVGASRDGSVLAAARGKAVVLFRGEDLAPQLLPELPAVIGGLAVRRDGRAVAASHYDGVTVYAPPRPDARGNTFDGPGANLTLVFSDDGAKMACATQDKSVRVYDLAQSAGYLLEGYPAKVRCLCFSPDGNMLWTGGEQAFVGWPVDAATDPARREAVVFGAFEHGLLGAVAAHPVLPLVAGGFDGGVIFLGSPERRGAAPLLVLENRRVTSLAWSTDGRRLVGGGDGGAAFFMDMAG; encoded by the coding sequence ATGAACTTTTCCCCCGACGAGGCCGTCCCCGGCCTGCGCACCGCTGCCCTCGGCGCCTACGTGTCAGGCTGCGCCGTGTCCCCGGACGGGGACACGGCCGCCTATGCCCTGGGCGACGGCCGGCTGGTCCTTCTGGACACGGCCAGCGGCGAGGCCGCGTCCGTGGACGCCCACGACGGTGGCGTCCTGAGCCTGGCCGCCGCGCCCCAGGGCTTCGTCACCGGCGGCGACGACGGCCGGGTGGCCCTGACCCGGCCGGACGGCCGGACAACCGAACTGGCCCGCTTTCCCGGCCAGTGGATCGAACACGTGGGCGCCAGCCGCGACGGGTCGGTCCTGGCCGCCGCGCGCGGCAAGGCCGTGGTTCTTTTCCGCGGCGAGGACCTCGCCCCCCAGCTGCTGCCGGAACTGCCGGCCGTCATCGGCGGCCTGGCCGTGCGCCGCGACGGCCGGGCCGTGGCCGCCAGCCACTACGACGGGGTCACGGTCTATGCGCCGCCCCGGCCGGACGCGCGCGGCAACACCTTCGACGGCCCGGGCGCCAACCTGACCCTGGTTTTTTCCGACGACGGCGCCAAGATGGCCTGCGCCACCCAGGACAAGAGCGTACGCGTCTACGACCTGGCCCAATCCGCCGGTTATCTGCTGGAAGGCTATCCGGCCAAGGTGCGCTGCCTGTGCTTTTCCCCGGACGGGAACATGCTGTGGACCGGCGGCGAGCAGGCCTTCGTCGGCTGGCCCGTGGACGCGGCCACCGATCCGGCAAGGCGCGAGGCGGTGGTGTTCGGCGCCTTCGAGCACGGCCTGCTCGGGGCCGTGGCCGCCCATCCGGTCCTGCCGCTGGTGGCCGGGGGTTTCGACGGCGGCGTGATTTTCCTCGGCAGCCCCGAGCGCCGGGGTGCGGCGCCCCTGCTCGTCCTGGAAAACCGGCGCGTCACGAGCCTGGCCTGGTCGACCGACGGCCGGCGGCTGGTCGGCGGCGGCGACGGCGGCGCGGCCTTTTTCATGGACATGGCCGGCTAG
- a CDS encoding PAS domain S-box protein yields the protein MDAGNGREDALARLETFYRMVPVMLHSVDAAGRLLSVNARWLATLGYTEGEVIGHSLGDFLTPDSHEAFREALARIVATPGHMEVNYRMVARDGRILDVIVTGTGEFDKAGRFVRTLSAVTDVTERRRTEAALAAGEELFRMAFEGASEGLCIVAVDGRFLRVNEAVSRFFGLARERLLTMRVGDLAHPEDRGISPRLITLALAGKREHFRFETRYVHASGREIWGRVSARLAREATGEPLYFICHLLDVTESRRLAEERALHTRTLEALLRLGRMREAGLGELGAYALSQALSLTGSQAGICALCDAGKEGFDLLAADAAALAAFGLPAGARVLGLPAVGLFGAHWETLKPVVDNVAAGPDTDGAAGYARRSLVVPVADGPGLRLLLAVVDKPEPYGEADVGRLSLLGEGVLGHVKDRRREGDLEKARRQAEAASQAKSGFLANMSHEIRTPLSGIIGLAQMTLGQSSHHDLREHLGMILDSSRSLLGIVNDILDFSKIEAGKMEFSPVDFDLREAFDRALKPFHFSARQKGLKLSLRLEPALPEVVHGDPDRIAQVVRNLVGNALKFTDRGEVAVTVRLERPGDPLLVACSVRDTGIGIPEDRLPELFQVFSQLETSRTRLYGGTGLGLAISRRLVEMMGGTIGVTSRPGEGSAFRFTVSLRPALEASSDRERRGAPAASGALAGLRVLLAEDNQVNRLFLKHFLAEAGCDVRLAGSGGEVLSLLGREPVDLVLMDIQMPEMDGIEATRRIRAGEVGEAARGAPIVALTAYSMKGDRERFLSAGLDDYVSKPVDVEELFMVMGRVLTRSGRGGAPVAAPRREPMDMAYYESRGKSEFAREICRLFLEESPGVAVALEMAVGAGDCASAGDQAHALLGMAVPLRARELAEDSRRLQEAALAGNLEACRERAAKVLEGLGEVQRAIRELLARRDREAAGGAGPG from the coding sequence ATGGACGCAGGAAATGGGCGCGAGGACGCGTTGGCGCGCCTGGAGACGTTTTACCGCATGGTCCCGGTCATGCTGCATTCCGTCGATGCGGCCGGCCGGCTCCTTTCGGTCAACGCGCGCTGGCTGGCGACGCTCGGCTACACCGAGGGGGAGGTGATCGGCCACAGCCTGGGGGATTTCCTGACGCCGGACTCCCACGAGGCTTTTCGGGAGGCCCTGGCCCGTATCGTGGCCACACCGGGCCACATGGAGGTCAACTACCGGATGGTGGCCCGCGACGGCCGCATCCTGGACGTCATCGTCACCGGGACGGGGGAGTTCGACAAGGCGGGCCGGTTCGTGCGCACGCTGTCCGCCGTGACGGACGTGACCGAACGCCGTCGGACCGAGGCCGCCCTGGCCGCCGGCGAGGAACTGTTTCGCATGGCCTTCGAAGGGGCCAGCGAGGGGCTGTGCATCGTGGCCGTGGACGGGCGGTTCCTGCGGGTCAACGAGGCGGTGAGCCGCTTTTTCGGGCTGGCCCGGGAGCGGCTGCTGACCATGCGCGTGGGCGACCTGGCCCATCCCGAGGACAGGGGCATAAGCCCCCGGCTCATCACCCTGGCCCTGGCCGGCAAGCGCGAGCATTTCCGGTTCGAGACGCGCTACGTCCATGCCTCGGGCCGGGAGATCTGGGGCCGGGTTTCCGCCCGGCTGGCCCGGGAGGCCACGGGAGAGCCGCTGTATTTCATCTGCCACCTGCTCGACGTCACCGAATCCCGGCGGCTGGCCGAGGAACGGGCCCTGCACACCCGGACCCTGGAAGCCTTGCTGCGCCTGGGCCGCATGCGCGAGGCCGGCCTGGGCGAGCTGGGGGCCTACGCCCTGTCCCAGGCCCTGTCCCTGACCGGAAGCCAGGCCGGGATCTGCGCCCTGTGCGACGCCGGCAAGGAGGGCTTCGATCTGCTCGCCGCCGACGCCGCCGCCCTGGCCGCGTTCGGCCTGCCGGCCGGGGCCAGGGTCCTCGGCCTGCCGGCCGTGGGCCTTTTCGGGGCCCACTGGGAGACGCTCAAACCCGTGGTCGACAACGTGGCCGCCGGCCCCGACACGGACGGGGCGGCGGGGTACGCCCGGCGTTCCCTGGTCGTTCCGGTCGCCGACGGCCCGGGCCTGCGCCTGCTGCTGGCCGTGGTGGACAAGCCCGAACCTTACGGCGAGGCCGATGTCGGACGCTTGAGCCTGCTGGGGGAAGGGGTGCTCGGCCACGTCAAGGACCGCCGCCGCGAGGGCGATTTGGAGAAGGCCCGGCGCCAGGCCGAGGCGGCCAGCCAGGCCAAGAGCGGTTTTCTGGCCAACATGAGCCACGAGATCCGCACGCCCCTGTCGGGCATCATCGGCCTGGCCCAGATGACGCTCGGCCAGTCGTCGCACCATGACCTGCGGGAACACCTGGGGATGATCCTGGACTCGTCCCGGTCGCTTCTCGGCATCGTCAACGATATCCTGGATTTTTCCAAGATCGAGGCCGGCAAGATGGAGTTTTCGCCGGTGGATTTCGACCTGCGCGAAGCCTTCGACCGGGCTCTGAAGCCGTTTCATTTCTCGGCCCGGCAAAAGGGGCTCAAGCTGTCCCTGCGCCTGGAGCCGGCCTTGCCCGAGGTGGTGCACGGCGACCCGGACCGCATCGCCCAGGTGGTGCGCAACCTCGTCGGCAATGCCCTGAAGTTCACCGACCGGGGCGAGGTGGCCGTGACCGTGCGCCTGGAGCGGCCGGGCGATCCGCTGCTTGTGGCCTGTTCGGTGCGCGACACCGGTATCGGCATTCCCGAGGACCGCCTGCCCGAGCTGTTCCAGGTCTTCTCCCAACTGGAGACCTCCCGGACCCGGCTCTACGGCGGCACCGGCCTGGGCCTGGCCATCAGCCGTCGCCTGGTGGAGATGATGGGCGGGACCATCGGCGTGACCAGCCGGCCCGGCGAAGGCAGCGCATTTCGCTTCACCGTCTCCCTGCGCCCGGCCCTGGAGGCCTCGTCGGATCGGGAGCGCCGGGGAGCGCCGGCCGCCTCCGGGGCGTTGGCCGGCCTTCGCGTCCTTCTGGCCGAGGACAACCAGGTCAACCGGCTTTTCCTCAAGCATTTCCTGGCCGAGGCCGGCTGCGACGTCCGCCTGGCCGGCTCCGGGGGCGAGGTCCTGTCCCTGCTCGGGCGCGAGCCCGTGGACCTGGTGCTCATGGACATCCAGATGCCGGAGATGGACGGCATCGAGGCCACCCGGCGCATCCGGGCCGGCGAAGTGGGCGAGGCGGCGCGCGGCGCGCCCATCGTGGCCCTGACCGCCTACAGCATGAAGGGCGACCGGGAACGGTTCCTGTCCGCCGGGCTGGACGACTACGTATCCAAGCCCGTGGACGTGGAGGAGCTGTTCATGGTCATGGGCCGGGTCCTGACACGGTCGGGCCGGGGCGGCGCCCCCGTGGCCGCCCCCCGCCGGGAGCCCATGGACATGGCCTATTACGAGAGCCGGGGCAAAAGCGAATTCGCCCGGGAGATCTGCCGGCTGTTCCTGGAGGAAAGCCCGGGAGTGGCCGTGGCCCTGGAGATGGCCGTCGGGGCCGGGGACTGCGCCTCCGCGGGCGACCAGGCCCATGCCCTGCTGGGCATGGCCGTGCCGCTTCGGGCCCGCGAGCTGGCCGAGGACTCGCGCCGCCTCCAGGAGGCGGCGCTGGCCGGCAACCTGGAGGCCTGCCGGGAACGCGCCGCCAAGGTGCTCGAGGGCCTCGGCGAGGTGCAGCGGGCCATCCGGGAACTGCTGGCCCGGCGGGACCGGGAGGCTGCGGGCGGGGCCGGGCCGGGCTAG
- a CDS encoding NAD(P)/FAD-dependent oxidoreductase yields the protein MRQTQCLIIGAGPAGLSAAIYTARAGMDTLVAGCEPKIAGDYDIDNYFGFPETISGRELIDRGMRQAERFGARLACQRVLSVHMAEDGAFLVKTDQDEYQAQAVIIAAGVARVRPGIANLADYEGKGVSYCVSCDGFFFRGRAVAVVGEGNYAANQALELTNFTSAITVYTQGKQPAMGEVFTGKLAAAGIAVSTAKIVRLSGQPALTGLVLEDGNEAPAEGLFVAMGQASALDFAKTLGVTARGAFLEADSEQKTNVPGVFAAGDCVGHFMQISVAVGEGAKAGRAAIAHIKERAGRAGAEAGGIPLDRTRLSGL from the coding sequence ATGCGACAAACCCAATGCCTGATCATCGGCGCCGGCCCGGCCGGCCTGTCCGCGGCCATCTACACGGCCCGGGCCGGCATGGACACCCTGGTCGCCGGCTGCGAGCCGAAAATCGCCGGCGATTACGACATCGACAACTACTTCGGCTTTCCCGAGACCATCTCCGGCCGCGAACTCATCGACCGCGGCATGCGTCAGGCCGAACGCTTCGGCGCCCGCCTGGCCTGCCAGCGCGTGCTTTCCGTGCACATGGCCGAGGACGGGGCCTTTCTCGTCAAGACCGACCAGGACGAATACCAGGCCCAGGCCGTGATCATCGCCGCCGGCGTGGCCCGGGTGCGCCCCGGCATCGCCAACCTGGCCGACTACGAGGGCAAGGGCGTGTCGTATTGCGTGAGCTGCGACGGGTTTTTCTTCCGGGGACGCGCGGTGGCGGTGGTGGGCGAGGGCAACTACGCCGCCAACCAGGCGCTGGAACTCACCAATTTCACGTCGGCCATCACCGTCTACACCCAGGGCAAGCAACCGGCCATGGGCGAGGTCTTCACCGGCAAGCTGGCCGCCGCCGGCATCGCCGTGTCCACGGCGAAAATCGTGCGCCTCTCCGGCCAGCCGGCCCTGACCGGCCTCGTGCTGGAAGACGGGAACGAGGCCCCGGCCGAAGGATTGTTCGTGGCCATGGGCCAGGCCTCGGCCCTGGATTTCGCCAAGACGCTCGGGGTCACCGCCCGGGGGGCGTTCCTCGAGGCGGACAGCGAACAGAAGACCAACGTGCCTGGGGTGTTCGCGGCCGGGGACTGCGTGGGGCATTTCATGCAGATCAGCGTGGCCGTGGGCGAGGGGGCCAAGGCGGGCCGGGCGGCCATCGCCCACATCAAGGAACGGGCCGGCCGGGCCGGTGCCGAGGCGGGGGGCATCCCCCTTGACAGGACGAGGCTCTCCGGCTTATGA
- a CDS encoding Nif3-like dinuclear metal center hexameric protein, producing MRVDDLLAVIEATADPGRAASWDRSGVQIAGTAERCDKLAVALDPSPDLARQALAWGAQVILTHHPVSLAPRLPDRLDDHHRLLTLVLSRGAWLYAAHTSLDTVVDGPPAWLADAFALVGRRILEPAGRIPHLAVRWRAASPPSGRAALAGLNGVSVMLLGNDLLEAVFPRRLTARVLAMVAAACPDARELSRLSLDEPAEAYGYGLVGDLPAPLPLDALLARLADLLPRRFFLLAGSAPETVSRLAYCPGSGADMAGRAFAAGAEVYLTGDLKYHQALAVPPGRCVVDVGHFSLEEVMMRRFAESLAAELGPDGPAVRYFPGNDPFSAHVPGGALPRRTE from the coding sequence ATGCGCGTAGACGACCTCCTCGCCGTCATCGAGGCCACGGCCGACCCCGGCCGCGCCGCCTCCTGGGACCGCTCGGGCGTGCAGATCGCCGGCACGGCCGAGCGTTGCGACAAGCTGGCCGTGGCCCTGGACCCGAGCCCGGATCTGGCCCGGCAGGCCCTGGCCTGGGGCGCGCAAGTCATCCTCACCCACCACCCCGTCAGCCTGGCCCCGCGCCTGCCCGACCGCCTGGACGACCACCACCGCCTGCTCACCCTGGTCCTTTCGCGGGGTGCCTGGCTCTACGCCGCCCACACTTCCCTGGACACGGTCGTGGACGGGCCGCCGGCCTGGCTGGCCGACGCCTTCGCCCTCGTCGGCCGCCGCATCCTCGAACCGGCCGGCCGCATCCCCCATCTGGCCGTGCGCTGGCGCGCCGCCTCGCCCCCCTCGGGCCGTGCCGCCTTGGCCGGCCTCAACGGCGTTTCCGTCATGCTGCTCGGCAACGACCTGCTCGAAGCGGTCTTCCCCCGGCGGCTTACGGCCCGCGTCCTGGCCATGGTGGCCGCCGCCTGCCCGGACGCCCGGGAACTTTCCCGGCTCAGCCTCGACGAACCGGCCGAAGCCTACGGTTACGGCCTGGTGGGCGACCTGCCCGCCCCCCTGCCCCTGGACGCGCTGCTGGCCCGCCTGGCCGACCTGCTGCCCAGGCGCTTTTTCCTGCTCGCCGGGAGCGCGCCCGAGACGGTGTCGCGACTGGCCTATTGTCCCGGTTCCGGCGCGGACATGGCCGGGCGCGCCTTCGCCGCCGGCGCCGAGGTCTACCTCACCGGCGACCTCAAATACCACCAGGCCCTCGCCGTGCCGCCGGGCCGGTGCGTCGTCGACGTGGGGCATTTCTCCCTGGAAGAGGTCATGATGCGCCGCTTCGCCGAATCCCTGGCCGCCGAACTGGGGCCGGACGGACCGGCCGTGCGCTATTTCCCCGGAAACGACCCGTTTTCGGCGCATGTCCCCGGGGGTGCCCTGCCCCGGCGGACCGAATAA
- a CDS encoding C4-type zinc ribbon domain-containing protein, producing the protein MYLKQIEQLVVLQKVDDEIVLLQDELKRAPQRISELEKRRQEIEDSAEIVRDKLKYLNDQQKRLETEIETDSMRLKKSKSKMMQVGNSKEYHAMMREMDNLEKQNRGREEEKVTVAEELARQNLELKSIDEDTQGLDAELAVARQSLDERIAVAKARLAELDARRAEAGTAVPRPILQRYEFIRSRLKNPVIVPVDAGVCSGCHISIPPQSFIELQKGVQILSCPNCQRLIYWSDHIAPEETPETAETPAE; encoded by the coding sequence ATGTATTTGAAACAGATCGAGCAACTGGTGGTCTTGCAGAAGGTGGACGACGAGATCGTCCTGCTTCAGGATGAACTCAAACGGGCTCCCCAGCGCATTTCCGAGCTCGAAAAGCGCCGCCAGGAGATCGAGGACAGCGCCGAGATCGTCCGCGACAAGCTCAAGTACTTAAACGACCAGCAAAAGCGCCTGGAAACCGAGATCGAAACCGATTCCATGCGCCTCAAAAAAAGCAAAAGCAAGATGATGCAGGTCGGCAACAGCAAGGAATACCACGCCATGATGCGTGAGATGGACAACCTGGAGAAGCAGAACCGCGGCCGCGAGGAAGAAAAGGTCACCGTGGCCGAGGAGCTGGCCCGCCAGAACCTGGAGCTCAAGTCCATCGACGAGGACACCCAGGGACTCGACGCCGAACTGGCCGTGGCCCGCCAGAGCCTCGACGAGCGCATCGCCGTGGCCAAGGCCCGCCTGGCCGAACTCGACGCCCGCCGGGCCGAAGCCGGCACCGCCGTGCCGAGGCCCATCCTCCAGCGCTACGAGTTCATCCGCTCGCGGCTCAAAAACCCGGTCATCGTGCCCGTGGACGCCGGCGTCTGCTCCGGCTGCCACATCTCCATCCCGCCCCAGTCGTTTATCGAGCTGCAAAAGGGCGTCCAGATCCTCAGCTGCCCCAACTGCCAGCGCCTGATCTACTGGAGCGACCACATCGCGCCCGAGGAAACCCCGGAAACGGCCGAAACCCCGGCCGAGTAA
- a CDS encoding glycerophosphodiester phosphodiesterase, which yields MRRNLASKGLARPFRLVCAVLATACLCLPPLGPGEKAMAAAAPPLVIAHRGACGSRPEHTLAAYELAIDQGADFIEPDLVSTRDGALIARHENDIADTTDVADKFAERKTVKRIDGRAVEGYFTEDFSLAEIKTLRARQRLPFRDHGYDGLFEIPTFEEIIALARRKGNELGRVVGLYPETKHPSYFKAIGLPLEQRLVALLRENGYDGPDAPVFIQSFEPGNLRELRRMTRVRLILLYEAPDRRPYDLVLAGDDRTYGDLLTPAALAEVATFAQGIGPWKGLILPQNPDGTLGPATRLVADAHAAGLLVHPYTFRDEPRFLAPQYGGDPIKEYLRFYELGVDGLFSDFPATAVAARAVFLGKP from the coding sequence ATGCGTCGCAACCTTGCATCCAAGGGGCTCGCCAGGCCGTTTCGCCTCGTTTGCGCCGTCCTGGCGACGGCCTGCCTGTGCCTGCCGCCCCTCGGGCCGGGAGAGAAGGCCATGGCCGCCGCGGCACCCCCCCTCGTCATCGCCCACCGGGGCGCCTGCGGCTCCCGCCCCGAGCACACCCTGGCCGCCTACGAACTGGCCATCGACCAGGGCGCGGACTTCATCGAGCCCGACCTCGTGTCGACCCGGGACGGCGCGCTCATCGCCCGCCACGAGAACGACATCGCCGACACCACCGACGTGGCCGACAAGTTTGCGGAGCGCAAAACCGTCAAGCGCATCGACGGCCGCGCGGTGGAGGGCTACTTCACCGAGGATTTCAGCCTGGCCGAAATCAAGACCTTGCGCGCCAGGCAACGCCTGCCCTTCCGGGACCACGGATACGACGGCCTCTTCGAAATCCCCACCTTCGAGGAGATCATCGCCCTGGCCAGGCGCAAGGGCAACGAACTCGGCCGGGTCGTCGGGCTGTACCCCGAAACCAAGCATCCCTCGTATTTCAAGGCCATCGGCCTGCCCCTGGAGCAGCGGCTGGTGGCCCTGTTGCGCGAAAACGGCTACGACGGGCCGGACGCGCCGGTGTTCATCCAGTCCTTCGAGCCGGGGAACCTGCGGGAGCTGCGCCGGATGACCCGGGTCCGGCTGATTCTGCTCTACGAGGCCCCGGACCGGCGGCCCTACGACCTGGTCCTGGCCGGCGACGACCGCACCTACGGCGACCTGCTGACACCCGCCGCCCTGGCCGAGGTCGCCACCTTCGCCCAGGGCATCGGCCCCTGGAAGGGCCTCATCCTGCCGCAAAACCCGGACGGCACCCTCGGCCCGGCCACGCGCCTGGTGGCCGACGCCCACGCCGCCGGGCTTCTCGTGCATCCCTACACCTTCCGCGACGAACCCCGCTTCCTCGCCCCGCAGTACGGGGGCGACCCCATCAAGGAATACCTGCGATTCTATGAGCTTGGCGTGGACGGCCTGTTTTCGGACTTCCCGGCCACGGCCGTGGCCGCACGGGCCGTCTTCCTGGGAAAGCCCTGA